From Triticum aestivum cultivar Chinese Spring chromosome 4A, IWGSC CS RefSeq v2.1, whole genome shotgun sequence, a single genomic window includes:
- the LOC123088669 gene encoding protein-lysine methyltransferase METTL21D, which yields MDPVEESPTVVMGLYGGPARRVESGASETMLQWALLQPASHRPNAFARQGLLTFPMDACGRRISLHQQPSSFRGASGVTGAVVWDSAVVLAKFLEHAADAGLLSVRGARAVDLGAGCGLVSAVAALLGARVLATDLPDRVRLLRKNLEENVGDGGSAAVAELVWGDGYELDPELLLWLEPEPPELVLGSDVVYSEEAVGDLLATLCRIAGPRTTVLLAGELRNDVVVECFLDAAMAEFEVGCVEQEQWHPDFRTNRVAIFILIKKKEKEKKKVSSP from the exons ATGGATCCGGTGGAGGAGTCGCCGACGGTGGTGATGGGCTTGTACGGCGGCCCGGCGCGCCGCGTGGAGAGCGGGGCGTCGGAGACGATGCTGCAGTGGGCGCTGCTCCAGCCGGCGTCGCACCGCCCCAACGCGTTCGCGCGGCAGGGCTTGCTCACCTTCCCCATGGACGCGTGCGGCCGCCGCATCTCCCTCCACCAGCAGCCGTCCTCCTTCCGGGGGGCCTCCGGGGTCACGGGCGCCGTGGTGTGGGACAGCGCCGTCGTGCTCGCCAAGTTCCTCGAGCACGCGGCCGACGCGGGGCTGCTCTCCGTGCGCGGGGCGCGCGCCGTGGACCTCGGCGCCGGCTGCGGGCTCGTGTCCGCCGTCGCGGCGCTGCTCGGCGCGCGCGTCCTGGCCACCGACCTGCCCGACCGCGTGCGGCTGCTGCGCAAGAACCTCGAGGAGAACGTCGGAGAtggcgggtcggcggcggtggcggagctggtGTGGGGCGACGGGTACGAGCTGGACCCGGAGCTGCTGCTCTGGCTGGAGCCGGAGCCGCCGGAGCTGGTGCTGGGGTCCGACGTGGTGTACAGCGAGGAGGCCGTGGGCGACCTGCTGGCGACGCTCTGCCGGATCGCCGGGCCGCGCACCACCGTGCTGCTCGCCGGCGAGCTCCGCAACG ACGTGGTGGTGGAGTGCTTCCTGGATGCGGCCATGGCGGAGTTCGAGGTCGGGTGCGTGGAGCAGGAGCAGTGGCACCCCGACTTCCGCACCAACCgcgtcgccatcttcatcctcatcaagaagaaggagaaggagaagaagaaggtcTCATCGCCATAG
- the LOC123088668 gene encoding kinesin-like protein KIN-10B isoform X2, with protein MEVRPGPARVATLRPLSFLWTDLLPVSILIRHFEFSIPFPISTTALSLQERFPIDSARSSPSAALSTPSSPARRQLPLSAADPVSMEEQAVPSAAPALPGGDGAVRVVARICPPSTAAPAPAAGTSLFQVAASRGRRPRASGPGAGATLSFTPAPAAAAPAPATTSSSSSSQGRAVAAAGQRKEEHRLDWCYLQEETNHHVFLHELHPILAHHLHTHTTAAAGHACVVACGAAAAKDHLFKGSQEQPGLVTIAMEEILGFAASVGGAVRVSSYQVVQDTHVFDLLEPKEQEVLVLEDAQGKTHLKGLSKVHVKSIEDFSRLGCFDESQEKQQPTKASSSAQQQPTKPFSTQPQPAKASSAQLQTRGHQGLIIHISTSDQDGKERAVAKINFLSLSDYVDPKQKAGGGAAALSSSNNKSLYTLMNVVQALNSNQSFVPYRQSKVTRILQDSLCKTSGAVVIACLEEVSCQDAVSTLSLAARSSQVATQAANEQCRRSVSVTSFKRADVNLSAVAKSSSRPILSSTHQPNPVVEKQQDRPQWNMSAVKASRTPIANKRSQPTMHPAKKSENSLPTPIKITQKAATPTMSGRSQPEITVSPPTKMKQKDAKPAMSGRSQVMMRPAKKTESLLSASIKPKQKDAKPTATSGSAVLCPSTNSAKEEAAVIAPATVAEVVEVQSSQCMEIDAPSTDEGFDKTSNALDTVPSEVPKVVSGGVAIDAPSTDEGLDKTSDALDTASSQVQKVVSSGMEEEDYSSSGLDAASSCTIDLGETCSPNIPDAFVEKTPVKTNLSTPKISDKLREISNSLKLLNARPLSVMAQKVAMEKTQEEGMEKTQKVAMEKTEEVAMETTQEAAMETTQEEGMETTQGVAMETTQEEGMETTQEVATGTTQEEEGMETTQEVATGKTQEEEGMETTEEVAVETAQEVAVEMTQEVAIEMTQEVATGTTQEVAIETTQEVAVETTQVAVETAQEVAVETTQEVSVETTQVVAVETAQEVVVETTQEVASETTQEVAVETTQEVAVKTKQEVAVETTQEVAVQTTQEVGMESVQGGTNIDAPEPKTPAMHLKFEQAADPRTPAMHLKFEQAADYPTSSFKTRSTGIKKSILQECLSFLNSANKEQLKSLKGIGEKRANYIIELREHSPELFKGVDDLRDVIGMNKTEIKRMMSGIIGSP; from the exons ATGGAGgtccggcccggcccggcccgggtgGCGACGCTCCGTCCTCTTTCTTTCTTGTGGACGGATCTGCTCCCCGTCTCCATCCTCATCCGCCATTTCGAATTCTCCATCCCATTCCCCATCTCCACAACGGCTCTCTCTCTACAAGAAAGATTCCCCATTGATTCCGCCCGGAGCTCCCCATCCGCCGCTCTCTCCACCCCGAGCTCCCCGGCGAGGCGGCAGCTGCCTTTGAGCGCCGCAGATCCGGTTTCCATGGAGGAGCAGGCGGTTCCATCGGCGGCGCCGGCGCTGCCCGGAGGGGACGGCGCCGTCAGAGTCGTCGCCAGGATCTGCCCCCCTTCTACCGCAGCGCCAGCTCCTGCCGCGGGGACCTCCCTGTTCCAGGTCGCGGCCTCGCgcggccgccgcccccgcgcctccgggCCCGGCGCCGGCGCGACCCTCTCCTtcacccccgcccccgccgccgccgcaccagctccgGCCACCACGTCCTCTTCATCTTCGTCGCAAGG GagggccgtcgccgccgccggccagcgCAAGGAGGAGCACAGGCTGGACTGGTGCTACCTGCAGGAGGAGACCAACCACCACGTCTTCCTCCACGAGCTGCACCCCATCCTCGCCCACCACCTGCACAcccacaccaccgccgccgccggccacgcATGCGTCGTGGcctgcggcgccgccgccgccaaggaccACCTCTTCAAG GGGTCGCAGGAGCAGCCGGGCCTGGTCACCATCGCCATGGAGGAGATCCTCGGCTTCGCGGCGTCCGTCGGCGGCGCCGTCAGGGTGTCGTCGTACCAGGTGGTGCAGGACACCCACGTCTTTGATCTGCTGGAGCCCAAGGAGCAGGAGGTCCTGGTGCTGGAGGATGCCCAGGGCAAGACCCACCTCAAGGGCCTCTCCAAG GTGCATGTCAAGTCGATCGAGGATTTCTCGCGGCTGGGTTGTTTCGATGAGAGCCAGGAGAAGCAGCAgcccaccaaagcttcttcttCTGCCCAGCAGCAGCCCACTAAACCCTTTTCCACCCAGCCGCAACCCGCTAAAGCTTCTTCTGCCCAGCTACAGACCAGAGGGCACCAAGGCCTCATCATCCACATATCTACCTCCGACCAGGACGGCAAAGAGCGTGCTGTGGCCAAGATCAACTTCCTCAGCCTCTCAG ACTATGTGGACCCCAAGCAGAAGGCCGGCGGTGGAGCGGCCGCTCTGTCGAGCAGCAACAACAAGTCCTTGTACACCTTGATGAATGTCGTGCAAGCGCTCAACAGCAACCAGAGCTTCGTGCCGTACAGGCAGAGCAAAGTTACCCGTATTCTGCAGGACTCTTTGTGCAAGACGAGCGGGGCCGTGGTGATCGCCTGCTTG GAAGAAGTTTCCTGCCAAGATGCGGTTTCTACTCTCAGCTTGGCCGCTCGCTCGAGTCAAGTGGCCACTCAAGCGGCTAACGAACAATGCCGCAGATCCGTGAGCGTTACAAGTTTCAAAAGGGCAGATGTTAACTTGTCAGCAGTTGCTAAAAGCTCCTCAAGGCCAATTCTTTCTTCTACACACCAACCGAATCCCGTGGTAGAGAAGCAGCAGGATCGGCCCCAATGGAATATGAGCGCAGTAAAAGCATCTCGAACTCCCATTGCCAACAAGAG GTCTCAACCAACCATGCATCCAGCGAAGAAATCTGAAAACTCGCTCCCTACTCCTATCAAAATTACCCAAAAGGCTGCTACACCCACAATGAGTGGAAG GTCTCAACCTGAAATCACGGTCTCTCCTCCAACCAAAATGAAGCAAAAGGATGCCAAACCCGCAATGAGTGGAAG GTCTCAAGTAATGATGCGCCCAGCAAAGAAAACTGAAAGCTTGCTTTCTGCTTCTATCAAACCGAAGCAAAAGGATGCTAAACCTACTGCAACGAGTGGAAG TGCCGTGTTATGCCCAAGCACCAATTCAGCAAAG GAAGAGGCAGCAGTCATTGCACCAGCAACAGTAGCAGAAGTCGTG GAGGTACAATCGTCACAATGCATGGAAATCGATGCTCCATCTACAGATGAG GGATTTGATAAAACAAGCAATGCTTTAGATACTGTGCCATCTGAAGTACCGAAGGTGGTCTCAGGTGGTGTGGCAATCGACGCCCCATCTACAGATGAG GGACTTGATAAAACAAGCGATGCTCTGGATACCGCATCATCTCAAGTACAGAAGGTGGTCTCAAGTGGTATGGAGGAAGAG GACTATTCGTCGTCAGGTCTGGATGCGGCGAGTTCGTGTACCATTGACCTGGGCGAAACCTGCTCTCCAAACATTCCTG ATGCCTTTGTCGAGAAGACTCCAGTCAAAACTAATTTGAGCACCCCAAAGATCAGCGACAAGCTGAGAGAGATATCAAACTCACTGAAGCTTCTTAATGCTCGTCCATTGAGCGTAATGGCACAAAAGGTGGCCATGGAAAAGACTCAAGAAGAGGGCATGGAGAAGACACAAAAAGTGGCCATGGAAAAGACAGAAGAAGTGGCCATGGAAACAACACAAGAAGCGGCCATGGAAACGACACAAGAAGAGGGCATGGAGACGACACAAGGAGTGGCCATGGAGACAACACAAGAAGAGGGCATGGAGACGACACAAGAAGTTGCCACTGGAACGACACAGGAAGAGGAGGGCATGGAGACGACACAAGAAGTTGCCACTGGAAAGACACAGGAAGAGGAGGGCATGGAGACGACAGAAGAAGTTGCTGTTGAAACAGCACAAGAAGTTGCTGTTGAAATGACACAAGAAGTGGCCATTGAAATGACACAAGAAGTTGCCACTGGAACGACACAAGAAGTGGCCATTGAAACAACACAAGAAGTGGCTGTTGAAACAACACAAGTGGCCGTTGAAACGGCACAGGAAGTGGCTGTTGAAACAACGCAAGAAGTGTCTGTTGAAACAACGCAAGTAGTGGCTGTTGAAACAGCACAAGAAGTGGTTGTTGAAACAACACAGGAAGTGGCCTCTGAAACGACACAGGAAGTGGCTGTTGAAACAACGCAGGAAGTGGCTGTTAAAACAAAGCAAGAAGTGGCTGTTGAAACAACGCAAGAAGTGGCTGTTCAAACAACGCAAGAAGTGGGCATGGAATCTGTCCAGGGTGGGACCAACATAGATGCACCTGAACCAAAGACTCCTGCGATGCACCTCAAGTTTGAGCAAGCAGCAGATCCAAGGACTCCTGCGATGCACCTCAAGTTTGAGCAAGCAGCAGATTATCCGACTAGCTCATTCAAGACTCGCAGCACCGGGATAAAG AAATCCATACTCCAGGAGTGCCTGAGTTTTCTCAACAGCGCTAACAA GGAGCAATTGAAGAGCTTGAAG GGCATCGGAGAGAAGAGGGCCAACTACATCATCGAGCTTCGTGAGCATTCACCGGAGCTGTTTAAAGGG GTGGATGATCTGAGGGATGTGATTGGAATGAACAAGACGGAG ATAAAAAGGATGATGTCGGGGATCATCGGCAGCCCCTAA
- the LOC123088668 gene encoding kinesin-like protein KIN-10B isoform X1, producing the protein MEVRPGPARVATLRPLSFLWTDLLPVSILIRHFEFSIPFPISTTALSLQERFPIDSARSSPSAALSTPSSPARRQLPLSAADPVSMEEQAVPSAAPALPGGDGAVRVVARICPPSTAAPAPAAGTSLFQVAASRGRRPRASGPGAGATLSFTPAPAAAAPAPATTSSSSSSQGRAVAAAGQRKEEHRLDWCYLQEETNHHVFLHELHPILAHHLHTHTTAAAGHACVVACGAAAAKDHLFKGSQEQPGLVTIAMEEILGFAASVGGAVRVSSYQVVQDTHVFDLLEPKEQEVLVLEDAQGKTHLKGLSKVHVKSIEDFSRLGCFDESQEKQQPTKASSSAQQQPTKPFSTQPQPAKASSAQLQTRGHQGLIIHISTSDQDGKERAVAKINFLSLSDYVDPKQKAGGGAAALSSSNNKSLYTLMNVVQALNSNQSFVPYRQSKVTRILQDSLCKTSGAVVIACLEEVSCQDAVSTLSLAARSSQVATQAANEQCRRSVSVTSFKRADVNLSAVAKSSSRPILSSTHQPNPVVEKQQDRPQWNMSAVKASRTPIANKRSQPTMHPAKKSENSLPTPIKITQKAATPTMSGRSQPTMHSAKNPESSLSTPIKMPSKDAKPTMSGRSQPEITVSPPTKMKQKDAKPAMSGRSQVMMRPAKKTESLLSASIKPKQKDAKPTATSGSAVLCPSTNSAKEEAAVIAPATVAEVVEVQSSQCMEIDAPSTDEGFDKTSNALDTVPSEVPKVVSGGVAIDAPSTDEGLDKTSDALDTASSQVQKVVSSGMEEEDYSSSGLDAASSCTIDLGETCSPNIPDAFVEKTPVKTNLSTPKISDKLREISNSLKLLNARPLSVMAQKVAMEKTQEEGMEKTQKVAMEKTEEVAMETTQEAAMETTQEEGMETTQGVAMETTQEEGMETTQEVATGTTQEEEGMETTQEVATGKTQEEEGMETTEEVAVETAQEVAVEMTQEVAIEMTQEVATGTTQEVAIETTQEVAVETTQVAVETAQEVAVETTQEVSVETTQVVAVETAQEVVVETTQEVASETTQEVAVETTQEVAVKTKQEVAVETTQEVAVQTTQEVGMESVQGGTNIDAPEPKTPAMHLKFEQAADPRTPAMHLKFEQAADYPTSSFKTRSTGIKKSILQECLSFLNSANKEQLKSLKGIGEKRANYIIELREHSPELFKGVDDLRDVIGMNKTEIKRMMSGIIGSP; encoded by the exons ATGGAGgtccggcccggcccggcccgggtgGCGACGCTCCGTCCTCTTTCTTTCTTGTGGACGGATCTGCTCCCCGTCTCCATCCTCATCCGCCATTTCGAATTCTCCATCCCATTCCCCATCTCCACAACGGCTCTCTCTCTACAAGAAAGATTCCCCATTGATTCCGCCCGGAGCTCCCCATCCGCCGCTCTCTCCACCCCGAGCTCCCCGGCGAGGCGGCAGCTGCCTTTGAGCGCCGCAGATCCGGTTTCCATGGAGGAGCAGGCGGTTCCATCGGCGGCGCCGGCGCTGCCCGGAGGGGACGGCGCCGTCAGAGTCGTCGCCAGGATCTGCCCCCCTTCTACCGCAGCGCCAGCTCCTGCCGCGGGGACCTCCCTGTTCCAGGTCGCGGCCTCGCgcggccgccgcccccgcgcctccgggCCCGGCGCCGGCGCGACCCTCTCCTtcacccccgcccccgccgccgccgcaccagctccgGCCACCACGTCCTCTTCATCTTCGTCGCAAGG GagggccgtcgccgccgccggccagcgCAAGGAGGAGCACAGGCTGGACTGGTGCTACCTGCAGGAGGAGACCAACCACCACGTCTTCCTCCACGAGCTGCACCCCATCCTCGCCCACCACCTGCACAcccacaccaccgccgccgccggccacgcATGCGTCGTGGcctgcggcgccgccgccgccaaggaccACCTCTTCAAG GGGTCGCAGGAGCAGCCGGGCCTGGTCACCATCGCCATGGAGGAGATCCTCGGCTTCGCGGCGTCCGTCGGCGGCGCCGTCAGGGTGTCGTCGTACCAGGTGGTGCAGGACACCCACGTCTTTGATCTGCTGGAGCCCAAGGAGCAGGAGGTCCTGGTGCTGGAGGATGCCCAGGGCAAGACCCACCTCAAGGGCCTCTCCAAG GTGCATGTCAAGTCGATCGAGGATTTCTCGCGGCTGGGTTGTTTCGATGAGAGCCAGGAGAAGCAGCAgcccaccaaagcttcttcttCTGCCCAGCAGCAGCCCACTAAACCCTTTTCCACCCAGCCGCAACCCGCTAAAGCTTCTTCTGCCCAGCTACAGACCAGAGGGCACCAAGGCCTCATCATCCACATATCTACCTCCGACCAGGACGGCAAAGAGCGTGCTGTGGCCAAGATCAACTTCCTCAGCCTCTCAG ACTATGTGGACCCCAAGCAGAAGGCCGGCGGTGGAGCGGCCGCTCTGTCGAGCAGCAACAACAAGTCCTTGTACACCTTGATGAATGTCGTGCAAGCGCTCAACAGCAACCAGAGCTTCGTGCCGTACAGGCAGAGCAAAGTTACCCGTATTCTGCAGGACTCTTTGTGCAAGACGAGCGGGGCCGTGGTGATCGCCTGCTTG GAAGAAGTTTCCTGCCAAGATGCGGTTTCTACTCTCAGCTTGGCCGCTCGCTCGAGTCAAGTGGCCACTCAAGCGGCTAACGAACAATGCCGCAGATCCGTGAGCGTTACAAGTTTCAAAAGGGCAGATGTTAACTTGTCAGCAGTTGCTAAAAGCTCCTCAAGGCCAATTCTTTCTTCTACACACCAACCGAATCCCGTGGTAGAGAAGCAGCAGGATCGGCCCCAATGGAATATGAGCGCAGTAAAAGCATCTCGAACTCCCATTGCCAACAAGAG GTCTCAACCAACCATGCATCCAGCGAAGAAATCTGAAAACTCGCTCCCTACTCCTATCAAAATTACCCAAAAGGCTGCTACACCCACAATGAGTGGAAG GTCTCAACCAACCATGCATTCAGCAAAAAACCCTGAAAGCTCGCTGTCTACTCCTATCAAAATGCCTTCAAAGGATGCTAAGCCCACAATGAGTGGAAG GTCTCAACCTGAAATCACGGTCTCTCCTCCAACCAAAATGAAGCAAAAGGATGCCAAACCCGCAATGAGTGGAAG GTCTCAAGTAATGATGCGCCCAGCAAAGAAAACTGAAAGCTTGCTTTCTGCTTCTATCAAACCGAAGCAAAAGGATGCTAAACCTACTGCAACGAGTGGAAG TGCCGTGTTATGCCCAAGCACCAATTCAGCAAAG GAAGAGGCAGCAGTCATTGCACCAGCAACAGTAGCAGAAGTCGTG GAGGTACAATCGTCACAATGCATGGAAATCGATGCTCCATCTACAGATGAG GGATTTGATAAAACAAGCAATGCTTTAGATACTGTGCCATCTGAAGTACCGAAGGTGGTCTCAGGTGGTGTGGCAATCGACGCCCCATCTACAGATGAG GGACTTGATAAAACAAGCGATGCTCTGGATACCGCATCATCTCAAGTACAGAAGGTGGTCTCAAGTGGTATGGAGGAAGAG GACTATTCGTCGTCAGGTCTGGATGCGGCGAGTTCGTGTACCATTGACCTGGGCGAAACCTGCTCTCCAAACATTCCTG ATGCCTTTGTCGAGAAGACTCCAGTCAAAACTAATTTGAGCACCCCAAAGATCAGCGACAAGCTGAGAGAGATATCAAACTCACTGAAGCTTCTTAATGCTCGTCCATTGAGCGTAATGGCACAAAAGGTGGCCATGGAAAAGACTCAAGAAGAGGGCATGGAGAAGACACAAAAAGTGGCCATGGAAAAGACAGAAGAAGTGGCCATGGAAACAACACAAGAAGCGGCCATGGAAACGACACAAGAAGAGGGCATGGAGACGACACAAGGAGTGGCCATGGAGACAACACAAGAAGAGGGCATGGAGACGACACAAGAAGTTGCCACTGGAACGACACAGGAAGAGGAGGGCATGGAGACGACACAAGAAGTTGCCACTGGAAAGACACAGGAAGAGGAGGGCATGGAGACGACAGAAGAAGTTGCTGTTGAAACAGCACAAGAAGTTGCTGTTGAAATGACACAAGAAGTGGCCATTGAAATGACACAAGAAGTTGCCACTGGAACGACACAAGAAGTGGCCATTGAAACAACACAAGAAGTGGCTGTTGAAACAACACAAGTGGCCGTTGAAACGGCACAGGAAGTGGCTGTTGAAACAACGCAAGAAGTGTCTGTTGAAACAACGCAAGTAGTGGCTGTTGAAACAGCACAAGAAGTGGTTGTTGAAACAACACAGGAAGTGGCCTCTGAAACGACACAGGAAGTGGCTGTTGAAACAACGCAGGAAGTGGCTGTTAAAACAAAGCAAGAAGTGGCTGTTGAAACAACGCAAGAAGTGGCTGTTCAAACAACGCAAGAAGTGGGCATGGAATCTGTCCAGGGTGGGACCAACATAGATGCACCTGAACCAAAGACTCCTGCGATGCACCTCAAGTTTGAGCAAGCAGCAGATCCAAGGACTCCTGCGATGCACCTCAAGTTTGAGCAAGCAGCAGATTATCCGACTAGCTCATTCAAGACTCGCAGCACCGGGATAAAG AAATCCATACTCCAGGAGTGCCTGAGTTTTCTCAACAGCGCTAACAA GGAGCAATTGAAGAGCTTGAAG GGCATCGGAGAGAAGAGGGCCAACTACATCATCGAGCTTCGTGAGCATTCACCGGAGCTGTTTAAAGGG GTGGATGATCTGAGGGATGTGATTGGAATGAACAAGACGGAG ATAAAAAGGATGATGTCGGGGATCATCGGCAGCCCCTAA
- the LOC123084654 gene encoding 1-aminocyclopropane-1-carboxylate oxidase-like — translation MAASDDEANMSLVRTNTTLQELAAAAEEPPPHYVVDEASKTKRTRDLILRSIAKLLDLDEGYFVYQISNKASGFARFNYYPPCPRPDLVLGRRPHTDGGLLTILFVDHDVGGLQVERGGKWYNVPPKPYTLVINVADCMEIMTNGIFRSPLHRVATNADKERLSLARFYAVDAETVLDDNRPPRYGKIKAKDFVSFSRLKSS, via the exons ATGGCTGCGTCTGACGACGAGGCAAATATGTCGCTGGTGCGCACAAACACAACGCTGCAAGagctggcggcggcggccgaggagCCGCCGCCACACTACGTGGTTGATGAG GCATCAAAAACCAAGAGAACAAGAGACCTTATCCTGCGATCAATAGCCAAGCTCCTCGACCTCGATGAGGGTTATTTCGTGTACCAAATATCAAACAAGGCTTCTGGGTTTGCTAGATTCAACTACTACCCTCCATGTCCTAGGCCTGACCTAGTTTTGGGCAGGAGGCCACACACTGATGGTGGTCTCCTTACCATCCTATTCGTCGACCACGATGTCGGTGGCTTGCAAGTTGAGAGGGGCGGGAAATGGTACAATGTTCCACCCAAGCCTTATACATTGGTGATTAACGTAGCAGACTGCATGGAG ATAATGACCAACGGAATCTTTAGGAGCCCGCTTCACAGGGTGGCGACGAATGCTGACAAGGAGAGGCTTTCACTGGCCAGGTTTTATGCTGTGGATGCGGAAACGGTGCTGGATGACAACCGACCACCAAGATATGGGAAAATCAAGGCCAAGGATTTCGTTTCTTTTTCTCGACTGAAAAGTTCTTAG